The proteins below come from a single Kitasatospora sp. NBC_00315 genomic window:
- a CDS encoding amino acid adenylation domain-containing protein, whose amino-acid sequence MSETRAGAAALSDARRALLAQRLRGSAAPAQVVGRRPAGTVPPLSSGQERLWFMEQFAPGSTAYALAPARRLRGPLDRSALDAALSALYARHESLRMAFPTTEDGTAEVTIAEPGPLTARYTDLAALPDAEERAAELIGAAVAVPFDLGAGPLIRALLVRIGVDDHVLALVMHHIVCDGWSVDLLQRELDALYAEYADGVPAGLAEPQVQFGDYALWQRTRLEDGSLTAGRDYWRHELAGVPALELPTDRPRPPVLTFEGAAHSFRWGRELAERLTEVSRTYGASTYMTVMAAFQVLLARHSGQSDFAVGSPVAGRLHRELEGVVGAFVNMLPVRARLDDDPSFGRLVSRVREHTLDAYSHQEVPFEQIVADLDIDRDVSRSAVFQATFAFQNYGERGVGTTPDTLNPEIFGYRGTTSHFDLALYLSEQEDGLSGLFTYRTDLFDAATVERFAERFELLVVAALADPDVPVSRLPLLGAGELACVVGEWAVGPELPVGGPVTLTGLIARSVERCPDEPALVFEDRVVSYRELGAGADRLALRLRALGVGRDDRVAVCLEQSPELAVALVGVLRAGGCYLPLDPEAPSSRLDALVADAGAVVLVTDSLLGVRFPGFAGARVLVDVDAEVNADVGGDVGVGVGGALGEVSGPGDLAYVIYTSGSTGVPKGVAVQHREVVNYLVGVGERLGVVPGSSFGLLQSLSFDFSITMLYLALGSGGRVHLLPRRIAGVELAERIEALGVDYLKMTPSHLAALGADVSVERLLPRRALVLGGEASAFGWARELAASGRCAVFNHYGPTEATVGVTVFEVTAPGPSSSGSSSGSPSGSPSGSSSGVVSGSSSGVVSVGSTPIGRPLAGARCYVLDGHRRPVPPGVVGELYVGGERLARGYLGRGDLTAERFVEDPFGGVGARLYRTGDLARWRGDGELEFLGRGDHQIKVRGYRVEPGEIEAALTALPGVSQAVVVARGEGVRQMLVAYLECPGGGVGAAGELRAALVRVLPDYMVPARYVVLERFPLQAHGKVDRKALPAPEEGPVAGYQPPATAEEELIAAMWADLLDRPRVGASDDFFELGGHSLLATQVVARMRRAYPDLPTPIGVMDLFQHSTVRALAALVASPDADRGPRKLLHRLTPQREVTASIVCAPYGGGSALIYKPLADALPEDWALHSIAVPGHELGEQARPFDEIAADCAQEILDDVQGKVVLYGHCGLGVMLTVEIARRLEAAGREVEAVHLGGIFPFARPKGRGAALAERWSRVAERLRSDQGMVNALTAAGMDVDEVDPEQLRLIVANRRSGTREAERYFSELFDSEGGDLRAPVYSVVGDRDPATEFYQERFREWHRITGTTGVVVLDEAGHFYLKYRAEELARILTTVHRSVADGTEDRHRRTEDSTWWLEDVSRSAGAARQEATGAVRPSMGRFLTVASGQQISIIGSALTEFALPIWILLRTGSLAQFGLMAAFGLVPGILVAPLAGAVVDRGDRRRIMLLSDLAAGATQALTLALALTGTLQVWHVYILISVLSLALTFQRFAWGSAVPQLVPKRYLGRANGVVQMAFGFAQFLVPLFAVKLLDVVGLSGILAFDVASYVFAVAVVALVRFPGAMAWRRRESVGAEIRAGFRSSLGSRHFRAMLVFFAVLNIFLSPLFLLTTPLVLSFGTLSATGWVATGGGAGAVLGGVTLLVWGGPRRRRLRGVMLATLGLAAAASVTGLHASLPVVALGAFGMAFGLALVNGVYATIIQTKVPQRFHGRVIAVNTMVAWSTLPLGFAVVAPFGPKLLQPLMDEHGALASTLGRVIGTGEGRGIGLLYLLFGLAMALLALVCLRVPVLARFDRDVPDAPSDDLVGLETLQARTSTEVSRDQP is encoded by the coding sequence ATGAGCGAGACCCGGGCCGGCGCCGCCGCCCTCTCCGACGCCAGGCGCGCCCTGCTGGCCCAGCGGTTGCGTGGCTCCGCCGCCCCGGCCCAGGTGGTCGGGCGCCGTCCGGCGGGTACGGTGCCGCCGTTGTCCAGCGGGCAGGAGCGGCTCTGGTTCATGGAGCAGTTCGCGCCCGGGAGTACGGCCTACGCGCTCGCGCCCGCGCGGCGGTTGCGCGGCCCGCTGGACCGCTCCGCACTGGACGCCGCGCTGAGCGCGCTGTACGCCCGGCACGAGTCGCTGCGGATGGCCTTCCCCACCACCGAGGACGGCACCGCAGAGGTCACGATCGCCGAACCCGGCCCGCTCACCGCCCGGTACACCGACCTGGCGGCCCTGCCGGACGCCGAGGAACGGGCCGCCGAGCTGATCGGAGCCGCGGTGGCCGTGCCGTTCGACCTCGGCGCCGGCCCGCTGATCCGCGCCCTGCTGGTGCGGATCGGCGTGGACGACCACGTGCTCGCCCTGGTGATGCACCACATCGTCTGCGACGGCTGGTCGGTGGACCTGCTCCAGCGCGAGCTGGACGCCCTGTACGCCGAGTACGCCGACGGGGTACCGGCCGGACTGGCCGAACCGCAGGTGCAGTTCGGCGACTACGCGCTGTGGCAGCGCACCCGCCTGGAGGACGGTTCGCTGACCGCCGGACGCGACTACTGGCGTCACGAGCTGGCGGGCGTACCGGCGCTGGAGCTGCCCACCGACCGGCCGCGTCCGCCCGTGCTGACCTTCGAGGGCGCCGCGCACTCCTTCCGCTGGGGCCGGGAGCTCGCCGAGCGGCTCACCGAGGTCTCCCGCACGTACGGCGCGTCCACCTACATGACCGTGATGGCGGCGTTCCAGGTGCTGTTGGCCCGGCACAGCGGTCAGTCGGACTTCGCGGTCGGCTCGCCGGTGGCGGGTCGTCTGCATCGTGAACTCGAAGGTGTCGTCGGTGCGTTCGTGAACATGCTGCCGGTGCGGGCCCGTCTCGATGACGATCCGTCGTTCGGGCGGCTGGTGAGCCGGGTGCGTGAGCACACCCTGGACGCCTACTCCCACCAGGAGGTGCCGTTCGAGCAGATCGTCGCCGACCTCGACATCGATCGCGACGTCAGCCGGTCCGCGGTGTTCCAGGCCACCTTCGCCTTCCAGAACTACGGCGAACGGGGCGTGGGTACCACCCCCGACACGCTGAACCCCGAGATCTTCGGATATCGCGGCACCACCTCCCACTTCGATCTCGCGCTCTATCTCAGCGAACAGGAGGACGGCCTGTCAGGGCTGTTCACCTACCGTACGGATCTGTTCGACGCGGCGACGGTGGAGCGGTTCGCGGAGCGTTTCGAGTTGTTGGTGGTGGCGGCGTTGGCGGATCCGGATGTGCCGGTGTCGCGGTTGCCGTTGTTGGGTGCGGGTGAGTTGGCGTGTGTGGTGGGGGAGTGGGCGGTGGGGCCGGAGTTGCCGGTGGGTGGGCCGGTGACGTTGACGGGGTTGATCGCGCGCAGTGTGGAGCGGTGTCCGGATGAGCCGGCGTTGGTGTTCGAGGATCGGGTGGTGAGTTACCGGGAGTTGGGTGCGGGGGCGGATCGGTTGGCGTTGCGGTTGCGTGCTCTGGGGGTGGGGCGTGATGACCGGGTGGCGGTGTGTCTGGAGCAGTCGCCGGAGTTGGCGGTGGCGTTGGTGGGGGTGTTGAGGGCGGGGGGTTGTTATCTGCCGTTGGATCCGGAGGCGCCGTCGTCGCGGTTGGACGCGTTGGTGGCGGATGCGGGTGCGGTGGTGTTGGTGACGGATTCGTTGTTGGGGGTGCGGTTCCCGGGGTTCGCGGGGGCGCGGGTGTTGGTGGACGTGGATGCGGAGGTGAATGCGGACGTTGGCGGTGACGTCGGTGTTGGTGTGGGTGGGGCGTTGGGGGAGGTGTCGGGGCCGGGGGATCTGGCGTATGTGATTTATACGTCGGGTTCGACGGGTGTGCCGAAGGGGGTGGCGGTTCAGCATCGGGAGGTGGTGAATTATCTGGTGGGGGTGGGTGAGCGGTTGGGGGTGGTGCCGGGGTCGAGTTTCGGGTTGTTGCAGTCGTTGTCGTTCGATTTCAGTATCACGATGTTGTATCTGGCGTTGGGTTCGGGTGGGCGGGTGCATCTGTTGCCGCGGCGGATTGCGGGGGTGGAGTTGGCGGAGCGGATTGAGGCGTTGGGTGTTGATTATCTGAAGATGACGCCGTCGCATTTGGCGGCGTTGGGTGCTGATGTTTCGGTGGAGCGGTTGTTGCCGCGTCGGGCGTTGGTGCTGGGTGGTGAGGCGAGTGCGTTCGGGTGGGCGCGGGAGTTGGCGGCGTCGGGTCGGTGTGCGGTGTTCAACCACTACGGGCCGACGGAGGCGACGGTGGGGGTGACGGTGTTCGAGGTGACGGCGCCGGGTCCGTCGTCCTCGGGTTCGTCCTCGGGTTCGCCGTCGGGTTCGCCGTCGGGTTCGTCGTCGGGTGTGGTGTCGGGTTCGTCGTCGGGTGTGGTGTCGGTGGGGAGTACGCCGATCGGGCGGCCGTTGGCGGGGGCGCGGTGTTATGTGCTGGATGGGCATCGTCGTCCGGTGCCGCCGGGTGTGGTGGGGGAGTTGTATGTGGGTGGGGAGCGGTTGGCGCGGGGGTATCTGGGGCGGGGGGATCTGACGGCGGAGCGGTTTGTGGAGGATCCGTTCGGGGGTGTGGGTGCGCGGTTGTATCGGACGGGGGATCTGGCTCGGTGGCGGGGGGATGGTGAGCTGGAGTTCCTGGGTCGGGGTGATCATCAGATCAAGGTGCGTGGGTATCGGGTGGAGCCGGGGGAGATCGAGGCGGCGTTGACGGCGTTGCCGGGGGTGTCCCAGGCGGTGGTGGTGGCGCGGGGTGAGGGTGTCAGGCAGATGTTGGTGGCGTATCTGGAGTGTCCGGGGGGTGGGGTCGGGGCGGCGGGGGAGCTGCGGGCGGCGTTGGTGAGGGTGTTGCCGGATTACATGGTTCCGGCGCGGTATGTGGTGCTGGAGCGGTTCCCGTTGCAGGCGCACGGCAAGGTGGACCGCAAGGCGCTGCCCGCTCCGGAGGAGGGGCCGGTGGCCGGTTACCAGCCGCCGGCCACTGCGGAGGAGGAGTTGATCGCCGCGATGTGGGCCGATCTGCTCGATCGTCCGCGGGTCGGTGCGTCGGACGACTTCTTCGAGCTCGGCGGGCATTCGTTGCTGGCCACCCAGGTGGTCGCGCGGATGCGTCGGGCGTATCCCGACCTCCCGACCCCGATCGGGGTGATGGATCTCTTCCAGCACTCCACCGTCCGGGCGCTCGCCGCGTTGGTGGCCTCGCCGGACGCCGACCGGGGACCGCGCAAGCTGCTGCACCGCCTCACCCCGCAGCGGGAGGTCACCGCGAGCATCGTCTGTGCGCCCTACGGCGGCGGCAGCGCGCTCATCTACAAGCCGCTCGCCGACGCCCTGCCCGAGGACTGGGCGCTGCACTCGATCGCCGTCCCCGGCCACGAACTCGGCGAGCAGGCGCGCCCGTTCGACGAGATCGCGGCCGACTGCGCGCAGGAGATCCTGGACGACGTGCAGGGCAAGGTGGTGCTCTACGGCCACTGCGGTCTGGGCGTCATGCTCACCGTCGAGATCGCCCGCCGGCTGGAGGCCGCCGGGCGCGAGGTCGAGGCCGTCCACCTCGGCGGCATCTTCCCGTTCGCCCGCCCGAAGGGCCGGGGCGCCGCGCTGGCCGAGCGCTGGTCACGGGTCGCGGAGCGGCTGCGCAGCGACCAGGGCATGGTCAACGCCCTGACGGCGGCCGGTATGGACGTCGACGAGGTGGATCCCGAACAGCTTCGCCTGATCGTCGCCAACCGGCGCTCCGGCACCCGCGAGGCCGAACGGTACTTCAGCGAGCTCTTCGACAGCGAGGGCGGCGACCTCCGAGCGCCCGTCTACTCGGTGGTCGGGGACCGCGACCCGGCGACCGAGTTCTACCAGGAGCGGTTCCGCGAGTGGCACCGGATCACCGGCACCACCGGCGTGGTCGTCCTCGACGAGGCCGGGCACTTCTACCTCAAGTACCGGGCCGAGGAGTTGGCCCGGATCCTCACCACCGTGCACCGCTCGGTCGCGGACGGCACCGAGGACCGCCACCGGCGCACCGAGGACTCCACCTGGTGGCTGGAGGACGTCTCCCGCTCGGCCGGAGCGGCGCGGCAGGAGGCGACCGGAGCCGTCCGCCCCAGCATGGGCAGGTTCCTCACCGTCGCCTCCGGCCAGCAGATCTCCATCATCGGCTCGGCCCTCACCGAGTTCGCCCTGCCGATCTGGATCCTCCTGCGCACCGGCTCCCTCGCACAGTTCGGTCTGATGGCCGCGTTCGGGCTGGTGCCCGGGATCCTGGTGGCGCCACTGGCCGGCGCCGTGGTCGACCGCGGCGACCGCCGCCGCATCATGCTCCTCAGCGACCTGGCCGCCGGAGCCACCCAGGCGCTCACCCTGGCTCTGGCCCTCACCGGCACACTCCAGGTCTGGCACGTCTACATCCTGATCTCCGTGCTCTCACTGGCACTGACCTTCCAGCGCTTCGCCTGGGGCTCCGCGGTTCCGCAGCTGGTGCCCAAGCGCTACCTCGGCCGGGCCAACGGGGTGGTCCAGATGGCCTTCGGCTTCGCCCAGTTCCTGGTGCCGCTGTTCGCCGTCAAGCTGCTGGACGTCGTGGGCCTCAGCGGCATTCTGGCCTTCGACGTGGCCAGCTACGTCTTCGCGGTGGCCGTGGTGGCGCTGGTCCGCTTTCCCGGGGCGATGGCGTGGAGGCGCCGCGAGTCGGTGGGCGCCGAGATCCGGGCCGGGTTCCGCAGCTCGCTCGGCAGCCGGCACTTCCGCGCGATGCTGGTCTTCTTCGCGGTGCTCAACATCTTCCTCTCCCCGCTGTTCCTGCTCACCACGCCGCTGGTGCTCTCCTTCGGCACGCTCTCGGCCACCGGCTGGGTCGCCACCGGCGGTGGCGCGGGCGCCGTTCTCGGCGGTGTCACCCTGCTGGTCTGGGGCGGTCCCCGTCGCCGGCGGCTGCGCGGGGTGATGCTGGCCACCCTGGGCCTGGCGGCGGCGGCCTCGGTCACCGGCCTGCACGCCTCCCTCCCGGTGGTCGCCCTCGGGGCCTTCGGCATGGCCTTCGGGCTCGCCCTGGTGAACGGCGTCTACGCGACCATCATCCAGACCAAGGTCCCGCAGCGCTTCCACGGCCGGGTGATCGCCGTCAACACCATGGTCGCCTGGTCGACCCTGCCGCTCGGCTTCGCGGTGGTCGCGCCGTTCGGACCGAAACTCCTCCAGCCGCTGATGGACGAGCACGGCGCGCTCGCCTCCACCCTCGGCCGGGTGATCGGCACCGGCGAGGGACGCGGCATCGGCCTGCTCTACCTGCTCTTCGGCCTCGCCATGGCCCTGCTCGCGCTGGTCTGCCTGCGCGTGCCGGTACTGGCCCGGTTCGACCGGGACGTCCCCGACGCGCCGTCGGACGACCTGGTCGGCCTGGAGACCCTGCAAGCCCGTACCAGCACCGAGGTGTCCCGTGACCAGCCCTGA
- a CDS encoding amino acid adenylation domain-containing protein, giving the protein MTSPDAPAEAPVRRYPLTAEQRRLWFLQMLRPQDAGYNMYLAQRWRGPLSLPALTAALGRLTARHEVLRTRFTPAEDEPVQLVGPAVGPVVELVDLTGGAEVTEELITEVAGRRANAPFDLATGPLLRPTVYRLGPDDQVFTLVMHHIISDGWSAKLMWEELLTCYRAELDGREPELAEVRIQFGDYAVAERERLAGPDGQAAFDHWSEKLAGLPPLLLPTDRPRPEHLPHDAEFEVVRLDHDLTAGIERLAREQRCTTFMVLLAAYQVLLSRWSGQDDFAIGTPVAGRNEVEHESMLGYFSKTALVRADLSGDPDFRTVLRRVRSATMGALGHQDVPLERLMAALGIARERNRPPVFQTLFVLQTQNELGSTTARAPEGVVLEPVDAGFAQAKFDVLLDVWRDGDGMLASFCFNRALFDRPTVEAVGGRFRDLLARVVADPLQPVHGEGLLAPGERARLLSLGTGPALPEHLPTALERFTAAAAARPHAVALEFDGDTLTYAELDRRSSLLGERLGERAGEVVAVRIEPSFEMVTALLAIWKAGAGYLPLDAAHPVERLRHMLRDSAATLLLTTEADGSLEIPTLLVPRGRPAGTPTGPSAAVTRDAPAYLLYTSGSTGVPKGVLVDHAALAARVHWMAGDGYRLRPEDRVVQFASIGFDTHAEELWPALGAGARCVLLPGGGRMLPDFLRTARAEGITVLDLPTAYWHELVDLGDEVVWPAALRLVVLGGSEARAQAVAAWRRRHGDRVRLVNTYGPTEATVIATSCDLGAGDEEGRPPLGRPLPGVRAYVLDAARRLLDSGAEGELALGGAGLAQGYRGRPELTQERFVPDPFAAPGERMYLTGDRVRRRTDGQLEFLGRTDDQVKIRGYRIEPAEIEAALTGHPAVARAAVVVAEGSRLLAYAIARPGATTDPVALRDHLTGLLPPYMVPSGIALVDALPLTPNGKLDLAALPRIDPAAAVAREYLAPRSDAESLIADIWQEVLGIDRAGVLDDFFDLGGDSLLVTRVVARIRATVGLEVQVRDAFDSPTLAALAERVEELLIAEIEQLSDGEVQSLLE; this is encoded by the coding sequence GTGACCAGCCCTGACGCGCCCGCCGAGGCGCCCGTCCGCAGGTATCCGCTGACGGCCGAGCAGCGCCGGCTCTGGTTCCTCCAGATGCTCCGGCCGCAGGACGCCGGCTACAACATGTACCTGGCCCAGCGCTGGCGCGGACCGCTCTCCCTGCCCGCGCTGACCGCCGCGCTCGGCCGGCTGACCGCCCGCCACGAGGTGCTGCGTACCCGCTTCACACCGGCCGAGGACGAACCGGTCCAGCTGGTCGGGCCGGCGGTCGGGCCGGTCGTGGAGCTCGTCGACCTGACGGGCGGGGCGGAGGTCACCGAGGAGCTGATCACCGAGGTGGCCGGTCGACGCGCCAACGCGCCGTTCGACCTGGCCACCGGCCCCCTGCTGCGACCCACCGTCTACCGGCTGGGCCCGGACGACCAGGTCTTCACCCTGGTCATGCACCACATCATCTCGGACGGCTGGTCCGCCAAGCTGATGTGGGAGGAACTGCTCACCTGCTACCGGGCCGAACTCGACGGCCGGGAGCCGGAACTCGCGGAAGTCCGGATCCAGTTCGGCGACTACGCGGTGGCCGAGCGGGAGCGGCTGGCCGGGCCGGACGGTCAGGCGGCGTTCGACCACTGGTCCGAGAAACTGGCGGGGCTCCCGCCGCTGCTGCTGCCCACCGACCGACCCCGGCCCGAACACCTTCCCCACGATGCCGAGTTCGAGGTGGTCCGGCTGGACCACGACCTGACCGCCGGGATCGAACGGCTCGCCCGCGAGCAGCGCTGCACCACCTTCATGGTGCTGCTCGCCGCGTATCAGGTCCTGCTGTCGCGCTGGTCGGGCCAGGACGACTTCGCGATCGGCACCCCGGTGGCCGGCCGCAACGAGGTCGAACACGAGAGCATGCTCGGGTACTTCAGCAAGACCGCGCTCGTGCGGGCCGATCTGAGCGGCGACCCGGACTTCCGGACGGTGCTGCGCCGGGTACGCTCCGCCACCATGGGTGCGCTCGGCCACCAGGACGTGCCGCTGGAGCGGCTGATGGCCGCCCTGGGGATCGCCCGGGAGCGCAACCGGCCCCCGGTGTTCCAGACCCTCTTCGTGCTGCAGACCCAGAACGAGCTGGGTTCCACGACTGCCCGGGCCCCCGAGGGGGTGGTACTGGAGCCCGTCGACGCCGGATTCGCCCAGGCCAAGTTCGACGTCCTGCTGGACGTCTGGCGGGACGGCGACGGCATGCTCGCCTCCTTCTGCTTCAACCGCGCACTCTTCGACCGGCCCACCGTCGAGGCGGTCGGCGGGCGGTTCCGCGACCTGCTCGCGCGGGTGGTCGCCGATCCGCTGCAACCGGTGCACGGGGAGGGGCTCCTCGCCCCCGGGGAGCGGGCGCGCCTGCTGTCCCTCGGCACCGGACCGGCGCTGCCCGAGCACCTGCCCACCGCACTGGAGCGGTTCACCGCCGCGGCGGCGGCCCGGCCGCACGCGGTGGCACTGGAGTTCGACGGCGACACTCTCACCTACGCCGAACTCGACCGGCGCTCCTCGCTGCTCGGTGAGCGGCTCGGCGAGCGGGCCGGCGAGGTGGTCGCGGTCCGCATCGAGCCGTCCTTCGAGATGGTCACGGCCCTGCTGGCGATCTGGAAGGCGGGCGCGGGCTACCTGCCGCTGGACGCCGCGCACCCGGTGGAGCGGCTTCGGCACATGCTCCGCGACAGCGCGGCGACGCTGCTGCTGACCACCGAGGCGGACGGCTCCCTGGAGATCCCGACCCTGCTGGTGCCGCGCGGCCGGCCGGCCGGCACGCCGACCGGGCCGTCCGCGGCCGTGACCCGTGACGCGCCGGCCTACCTGCTCTACACCTCCGGCTCCACCGGCGTGCCCAAGGGCGTGCTGGTGGACCACGCGGCGCTGGCGGCGCGGGTGCACTGGATGGCCGGCGACGGCTACCGGCTGCGACCGGAGGACCGGGTGGTGCAGTTCGCCTCGATCGGGTTCGACACCCACGCGGAGGAGCTCTGGCCCGCGCTGGGGGCGGGTGCGCGCTGCGTGCTGCTGCCCGGCGGCGGCCGGATGCTGCCGGACTTCCTGCGGACCGCCCGCGCCGAGGGGATCACCGTCCTCGACCTGCCGACCGCCTACTGGCACGAACTGGTCGACCTCGGCGACGAGGTGGTGTGGCCCGCCGCGCTGCGGCTGGTCGTGCTGGGCGGCTCCGAGGCACGGGCGCAGGCGGTGGCTGCCTGGCGGCGCCGCCACGGTGACCGGGTCCGCCTGGTGAACACCTACGGGCCCACCGAGGCCACCGTGATCGCCACCAGCTGCGATCTGGGGGCCGGGGACGAGGAGGGGCGGCCACCGCTGGGCCGTCCGCTGCCGGGTGTGCGGGCGTACGTCCTGGACGCCGCACGGCGCCTGCTCGACTCCGGTGCGGAGGGTGAACTCGCGCTCGGCGGGGCCGGGTTGGCGCAGGGGTACCGGGGCCGGCCGGAGTTGACGCAGGAGCGGTTCGTCCCGGATCCCTTCGCGGCCCCGGGGGAGCGGATGTACCTCACCGGCGACCGGGTCCGCCGGCGCACCGACGGGCAGCTGGAGTTCCTCGGCCGGACCGACGACCAGGTGAAGATCCGCGGGTACCGGATCGAACCGGCCGAGATCGAGGCCGCCCTGACCGGCCACCCGGCCGTCGCCCGGGCCGCGGTGGTGGTCGCGGAGGGCAGCCGGCTGCTCGCGTACGCGATCGCCCGGCCGGGTGCCACCACGGATCCGGTGGCGCTGCGCGACCACCTCACGGGCCTCCTGCCGCCCTACATGGTCCCGTCCGGCATCGCCCTGGTCGACGCGCTGCCGCTGACCCCCAACGGCAAGCTCGACCTGGCCGCGCTGCCGCGGATCGACCCGGCCGCCGCCGTGGCAAGGGAGTACCTGGCCCCCCGGTCGGACGCCGAGTCGCTGATCGCGGACATCTGGCAGGAGGTCCTCGGGATCGACAGGGCCGGCGTGCTCGACGACTTCTTCGACCTGGGCGGGGACTCCCTGCTGGTCACCAGGGTGGTGGCCCGGATCCGGGCCACCGTGGGGCTGGAGGTCCAGGTCCGCGACGCCTTCGACAGCCCCACCCTCGCAGCACTCGCCGAGCGGGTGGAGGAACTGCTGATCGCCGAGATCGAGCAGTTGAGCGACGGCGAGGTGCAGAGCCTGCTGGAGTGA
- a CDS encoding LysR family transcriptional regulator: protein MELDVRHLRVLCAIADTGSVRKAALRLGMTQPSLTTQLRRIELAVGGPLFTREQTGSRPTALGHSVLSRARPIITELAALVTASRREAAGADRRRLRIGSVGSRAVADWLRRVHERLPETDTTIHIDISAIALLRMIAADQLDVALVHESEGFPLPVPDGAEHRVLIAREPQFVALSAGHPAAALPVVHLADLAGDTWMVDPTADHEYAAMRRVFTEAGLDPRVLQIRDNTTAAELVASGEAVRPCQPTSSPGPGTVVRPVHGDPLAVRLLLAWRPRALNPAALDALYTDLRAAYIDLARITPAYLAWLLQHNRSLPHLVGPAAG, encoded by the coding sequence GTGGAGCTCGACGTGAGACACCTCCGGGTCCTGTGCGCGATCGCGGACACAGGCAGTGTGCGGAAGGCCGCCCTGCGGCTCGGCATGACCCAACCGTCCCTCACCACCCAGCTGCGCCGCATCGAACTGGCCGTCGGCGGGCCGTTGTTCACTCGTGAGCAGACCGGCAGCCGCCCCACCGCACTCGGTCACTCGGTGCTCTCCCGGGCCCGGCCCATCATCACCGAGCTGGCCGCCCTGGTCACCGCCTCCCGGCGGGAGGCGGCCGGCGCGGACCGCCGCCGGCTCCGGATCGGCAGCGTCGGCAGCCGCGCCGTCGCCGACTGGCTGCGCCGGGTGCACGAGCGGCTCCCCGAGACGGACACCACGATCCACATCGACATCTCCGCCATCGCCCTGCTGCGCATGATCGCCGCCGACCAGCTGGACGTCGCCCTGGTCCACGAGAGCGAGGGCTTCCCGCTGCCCGTGCCGGACGGTGCCGAGCACCGCGTACTGATCGCCCGCGAGCCGCAGTTCGTCGCCCTCTCCGCCGGACATCCGGCGGCCGCGCTGCCCGTGGTGCACCTCGCCGACCTCGCGGGCGACACCTGGATGGTCGACCCGACCGCGGACCACGAGTACGCGGCCATGCGCCGGGTGTTCACCGAGGCCGGGCTCGATCCCCGGGTGCTGCAGATCCGCGACAACACGACCGCCGCCGAACTGGTCGCCTCCGGCGAGGCCGTCCGGCCGTGCCAGCCCACCTCCTCCCCCGGCCCCGGCACGGTGGTACGCCCCGTGCACGGCGACCCGCTGGCGGTGCGGCTCCTGCTCGCCTGGCGTCCCCGCGCCCTGAACCCCGCCGCCCTGGACGCGCTCTACACCGACCTGCGGGCCGCCTACATCGACCTCGCCCGGATCACCCCGGCCTACCTCGCGTGGCTGCTCCAGCACAACCGCTCGCTGCCCCACCTCGTCGGGCCGGCGGCCGGCTGA
- the snpA gene encoding snapalysin, which yields MNRSLLTLSLAAGLALTGALAAVPATAATSVAAPGQHYTASAGAGTAAEAAGNKAFYEAVMKSARAKQAATPFLLTVTVVYDAGSAPTFRNQIASAAQIWNSSERNVQLRSGTNADFRYYEGNDSRGSYASTDGHGSGYVFLDYAQNQQYSSLRVVAHETGHVLGLPDHYSGPCSELMSGGGPGTSCTNPYPNATEKSRVDSLWRNGLAAATAESAR from the coding sequence ATGAACCGTTCCCTGCTCACGCTGTCGCTCGCCGCCGGGCTCGCCCTGACCGGCGCCCTGGCCGCGGTGCCCGCGACCGCCGCGACGTCCGTCGCCGCGCCCGGGCAGCACTACACCGCCTCCGCGGGCGCCGGGACGGCCGCGGAGGCGGCCGGCAACAAGGCGTTCTACGAGGCCGTCATGAAGTCCGCGCGGGCCAAGCAGGCGGCCACGCCGTTCCTGCTGACCGTCACCGTCGTCTACGACGCCGGCAGCGCGCCGACGTTCCGCAACCAGATAGCGAGCGCCGCGCAGATCTGGAACAGCTCCGAGCGCAACGTCCAGCTCCGGTCCGGCACCAACGCCGACTTCCGGTACTACGAGGGCAACGACTCGCGCGGCTCGTACGCGAGCACGGACGGCCACGGCAGCGGCTACGTCTTCCTGGACTACGCGCAGAACCAGCAGTACAGCTCGCTGCGGGTGGTGGCGCACGAGACCGGCCACGTGCTCGGTCTGCCGGACCACTACTCGGGCCCGTGCAGCGAGTTGATGTCCGGCGGCGGACCGGGCACCTCCTGCACCAACCCGTACCCGAACGCGACCGAGAAGAGCCGGGTCGACTCGCTCTGGCGCAACGGCCTGGCCGCCGCGACGGCCGAATCGGCCCGCTGA